A stretch of the Photobacterium toruni genome encodes the following:
- a CDS encoding DEAD/DEAH box helicase has translation MSFETLGLHPKLLQVVTELGYEQPTDVQQQAIPLALAGDDVMAGAQTGTGKTAAFAFPILQRLMTLPSRDEIGTEEVKPQQSAKIRALVITPTRELAQQVYDSFIAYGKYSGLKVAVAYGGTSMNVQIKALRAGVDILIATPGRLLDHVFVGNVSLANVETFVLDEADRMLDMGFIVDINRIMKRMPAERQTLFFSATFSKQVKKLAFSILTNPKMVEVTPENIAADTVQQMVYPVDKKRKSELLAYLIGSRNWQQVLVFTKTKQGSDQLAKNLGLDGIKAVSINGDKSQGARQRALDDFKAGKVRVLVATDVAARGLDIQQLEYVVNFDLPFNAEDYVHRIGRTGRAGNIGNAITLMSLDEEWALKAIEELLNTRLPQQWLEGYEPDPSLIETVSVHRGASAEKRRAKAKNKIHQNRGKNTQRRR, from the coding sequence ATGTCGTTTGAAACGCTCGGCCTTCACCCTAAATTATTGCAAGTTGTGACAGAGTTAGGTTACGAACAACCAACAGATGTTCAACAACAAGCAATCCCATTAGCATTAGCTGGGGATGATGTTATGGCAGGGGCTCAAACGGGAACTGGGAAAACGGCAGCATTTGCGTTCCCTATCTTGCAACGATTAATGACACTACCATCACGGGATGAAATAGGAACTGAAGAAGTAAAGCCTCAACAAAGTGCTAAAATTCGAGCATTAGTGATCACACCGACTCGCGAATTAGCGCAGCAAGTTTATGATAGCTTTATTGCATATGGTAAATACAGCGGTTTGAAAGTGGCTGTCGCTTATGGCGGTACTAGTATGAATGTTCAAATTAAAGCATTAAGAGCTGGGGTTGATATTCTTATAGCAACACCAGGACGTTTACTTGATCATGTTTTTGTTGGCAATGTATCACTTGCTAATGTAGAAACCTTTGTGCTTGATGAAGCGGATCGTATGCTTGATATGGGTTTCATTGTTGATATTAACCGCATCATGAAACGTATGCCAGCAGAGCGTCAGACTTTATTCTTTTCAGCGACATTTTCAAAGCAAGTTAAGAAATTAGCATTTAGTATTTTAACTAATCCTAAAATGGTAGAAGTAACGCCTGAGAATATTGCTGCTGATACGGTTCAGCAAATGGTGTATCCCGTTGATAAAAAGCGTAAGTCTGAATTATTGGCTTATTTAATTGGTTCGCGTAATTGGCAGCAGGTGTTAGTTTTTACTAAAACAAAACAGGGTTCAGATCAATTAGCGAAGAATTTAGGCTTAGATGGTATTAAAGCCGTTTCTATTAATGGTGATAAAAGCCAAGGTGCACGTCAACGTGCACTTGATGATTTTAAAGCAGGCAAAGTACGAGTGCTGGTTGCTACAGATGTTGCTGCGCGAGGCTTGGATATTCAGCAACTAGAGTATGTGGTTAATTTTGATTTACCGTTTAATGCTGAAGATTATGTACACCGAATTGGACGTACAGGTCGAGCTGGTAATATTGGTAATGCAATTACTCTAATGAGTCTTGATGAAGAGTGGGCGTTAAAAGCGATTGAAGAATTATTAAATACACGGTTACCACAACAATGGCTTGAAGGTTACGAGCCTGATCCTAGTTTAATTGAAACAGTATCTGTTCATCGTGGAGCTTCAGCAGAAAAACGTCGTGCGAAAGCTAAAAATAAAATTCATCAAAATAGAGGCAAGAACACTCAACGCCGTCGATAA